TTCTTGGTAAAACCAATCGCGATTGGTGGTGTGGTTGGGTGGGGCTTGTTGGTACTGCCGCGCGCGAATTTCACGAACAGCTGCGATCGCTTCCCCTGCCAAAGTCGCCACATCCACAAAAATTAAGTGGGGTTGCCACTGCTGCCAAACCTCAACCAGTTCTGCCTGATTCGCTGCTGTTTTGACGGCAAAACCGACATTGGCTAGCAACTGCTGTAGAAAATTGCGGGTTTCTTGGGTTCCTGCCGCGATCGCCAAGCGATATTCTGGCTGCCCAGGCAACAGCGATACAACCTTGGAATGGGGAAAATCGTTTTGACTGCAGTCAGCTTGGACAATGGCTAGGGGAATTTCAAAAGCAAATTCCGAGCCCTCCCCGATTTGGCTGCGAACGGTAATTTCTCCTCCTAATAAACGCACAAAATGGCGGCTGATAGGTAATCCCAGTCCCGTGCCCCCCTGGCGCGATCGCTGGGAAGTGATGGATTTTTCAAACGCAGCAAAGAGTTTTTCTATTTCCGACGAAGCAATTCCCATGCCGGTGTCTGCAATGGCAAAGCGAAAGACCTGCAGGTTCTTGTGGCGAGAATCGGCAACGAGTTTTTCTCGATGGTGGACATCGATGTCTTGTTCCTGGGAAACCGGCGCGATATGCAAGATAACTTTTCCCCGCTCGGTAAATTTAATGGCATTGTCCAGAAGATGGGCAAGTATCTGATGGAGTTTTTCCTCATCCGTACGTACGTATTGAGGGATATTTTCTGCTAGGGAAAACTGTAAAATTAGTCCTTTTTCCCGAGCTTTGGGTAAAAATTTCTGTTCTAAGTTAGCTAATAACGTCAAAAAATTGAAATGGGTGGCGTGAAATTGGGTTTTGCCAGATTCAATATTGGACATTTCTAAAATGTCATTGATAATTTCTAATAATTGTTCGCCGCTGTGGTGAATGATATCTAATTGTTCGCGATGGTTGGTGGCAAGTTCGCTATCTTGAGCTAAAATTTGGGAAAATCCTAAAATGGCGTTGAGGGGCGTACGCAGTTCGTGGCTCATATTGGCCAAAAACTCGCTTTTGGCCCGGTTGGCAATTTCTGCTGCTTCTTTGGCTCGTTGCAGTTCAATTTCGGTGCGCTTGCATTCGTTGATATCCGTATGCGCCCCTACCATGCGGATGGGGATGCCTTGCTGGTTCCACTGTGCTTGGCCCCGGTCGAGTATCCATTTGTAGCTACCGTCACGGCAGCGCAGGCGATATTCAATTTGGTATTGGGAGGTTTTTCTCTGTAAATAGGATTCTAAGGCGGTTTCGACGCGGTT
This region of Geitlerinema sp. PCC 9228 genomic DNA includes:
- a CDS encoding ATP-binding protein, which translates into the protein MGKGDAVANGLVERLQNMLSFTPVVPPIRWHCVFSLQEAREFLQTSAIIHGVILHLDLDDPGCDRFASWIQEHSGSVPILLLAEGVDNSLVRESLQAGAGDALDLPTLTGKLLVRSLAYLMAQHQLCQPNSCQLQVQAEVQKNEQRWQWAVQAGYEGIWDWNLPTQHVFRSRRWKKILGYQDSEIGSSLLEWRDRLHPADRNRVETALESYLQRKTSQYQIEYRLRCRDGSYKWILDRGQAQWNQQGIPIRMVGAHTDINECKRTEIELQRAKEAAEIANRAKSEFLANMSHELRTPLNAILGFSQILAQDSELATNHREQLDIIHHSGEQLLEIINDILEMSNIESGKTQFHATHFNFLTLLANLEQKFLPKAREKGLILQFSLAENIPQYVRTDEEKLHQILAHLLDNAIKFTERGKVILHIAPVSQEQDIDVHHREKLVADSRHKNLQVFRFAIADTGMGIASSEIEKLFAAFEKSITSQRSRQGGTGLGLPISRHFVRLLGGEITVRSQIGEGSEFAFEIPLAIVQADCSQNDFPHSKVVSLLPGQPEYRLAIAAGTQETRNFLQQLLANVGFAVKTAANQAELVEVWQQWQPHLIFVDVATLAGEAIAAVREIRARQYQQAPPNHTTNRDWFYQETVAIAMVEADRSPYGKTQMLEAGCNYCLHTPVSPTTILQTAADYLDVHYLYERSEVVSAPVSATVTDKNQVREATSSVSVSAALAELPKPWVQELHQAAIEADSESILSLLDGLDETVVGNYPLGEALAELARNFDFDAIVACTESVLLNAN